Proteins co-encoded in one Aspergillus fumigatus Af293 chromosome 6, whole genome shotgun sequence genomic window:
- a CDS encoding ketopantoate reductase family protein, with translation MRLMSGIVKRLPQHPPQPEMSPELTRACLVGSNAISAFLSWRLQATTSCDVTLVWKSGFESVSQYGVSFKSKTYGNERFKPRHVVRAPEEAASRENAYDYVILCVKALPDVYDLASVIESVVTPQHTCILVNTTNTLGVESQLEQRFPTNVVLSLVSGVEISQTGPSEFEHLDSSDIWVGATSNNSSIPVSIQNDMASALAMTLSSGQVNCRVSENIRQEQFERMIGPIAFQPTSVMFETSSHAQLLEKVGVRQLVTGIIEELIELAKSQGCSFPSDFAQKTIEKMVAIESPSTMYQDFQSRRPMEIETYLGSPIKLATESGIRVPRIETLYAALHHINTNNLNRPSTNDTPPPILAQPPPRMSSAPPPRNGPMRPPPGGRSGSGMMIPPGRRGYPMPGMSRPPSGQPVPPSARIPREPSLEGLEEFSHLVVYDEFAEGGMPRQNGSNGMHDMPPGPPPAAADLALRERELALRQRELQLREQEMQMRRGPRSRAAPSRAAAFDEDDEDDYFDPMDNIPIPHIDPDSVDMMSITSRRTRKAPSASQFRKNPEISVNGRPQSSFSRYLPGRKRTSERIMQEIPGLHDSLMDNPMMAYSSNRYGSVDRNQIQAGSRANSMTASRMGDFPPHPYPQSRRNSQSPATPYGGPGPRMGRPSTAQDQPVGPPGPHGGHPSPPGNMRAPVPKYPPGHGNAVGPQQVEQHYGVSNPYPAKGTPKHRSLTGSASASAESGDSGASANLDSEASAHSSQISLGAQQAAMPVR, from the exons TCAGGCTACAACGTCCTGTGATGTGACCCTTGTCTGGAAATCGGGATTCGAATCAGTGTCTCAGTATGGAGTATCATTCAA GTCGAAAACATATGGCAATGAACGCTTCAAGCCCCGTCATG TTGTTCGCgctcctgaagaagcagcatCTCGAGAGAACGCATACGACTATGTCATTCTGTGCGTCAAGGCGCTCCCCGACGTCTACGATCTTGCATCTGTTATCGAGTCCGTCGTCACACCTCAGCATACATGCATCCTCGTGAACACAACGAATACCCTCGGTGTAGAATCTCAATTGGAGCAGCGGTTCCCCACAAACGTGGTCCTCTCCCTTGTTTCCGGCGTGGAGATTTCGCAAACTGGGCCTAGTGAATTCGAGCATTTGGATTCGTCAGACATCTGGGTCGGTGCAACGAGTAACAATTCCAGCATCCCGGTATCGATTCAGAATGACATGGCTAGTGCTCTGGCGATGACTTTGAGCTCAGGCCAAGTCAACTGCAGGGTGTCGGAAAACATCAGACAGGAACAATTTGAGCGCATGATAGG acCTATCGCCTTTCAGCCAACAAGTGTTATGTTTGAGACTTCGAGTCATGCCCAACTCCTCGAGAAAGTCGGGGTTCGCCAACTCGTGACAGGCATCATCGAAGAGCTCATTGAACTCGCGAAATCGCAAGGCTGCTCGTTTCCCAGTGACTTCGCCCAGAAGACGATCGAGAAGATGGTTGCTATCGAGTCACCTAGCACAATGTATCAGGATTTCCAATCGCGACGTCCAATGGAGATAGAGACATATCTTGGGTCTCCAATCAAATTGGCGACGGAGTCAGGTATCCGGGTTCCACGAATCGAGACACTCTACGCTGCACTCCATCACATCAACACAAACAATCTGAACAGACCCTCAACCAATGATACGCCTCCCCCCATACTCGCTCAGCCACCTCCCAGAATGTCTTCGGCACCTCCCCCAAGAAACGGTCCTATGCGGCCCCCGCCTGGTGGCAGGTCCGGCTCGGGTATGATGATACCTCCTGGGCGCCGTGGGTATCCTATGCCCGGAATGTCAAGGCCACCAAGCGGACAACCCGTTCCACCTTCGGCTAGGATACCTCGCGAACCTTCTCTTGAGGGACTGGAGGAGTTCAGCCATCTGGTCGTATATGACGAGTTTGCGGAGGGAGGCATGCCCCGCCAGAATGGGAGTAACGGCATGCACGACATGCCGCCCGGTCCTccgcctgcagctgcagatctGGCCCTGAGAGAACGGGAATTGGCCCTCCGACAGCGAGAGTTGCAACTCCGTGAGCAAGAGATGCAGATGCGACGCGGACCTCGTAGTAGGGCAGCGCCGTCCAGAGCAGCAGCgttcgatgaggatgacgaggatgattATTTCGATCCCATGGACAACATCCCTATACCACACATTGACCCAGACAGCGTCGATATGATGAGCATCACATCGCGCAGGACAAGAAAAGCCCCCAGCGCGAGTCAATTCCGCAAGAATCCAGAAATCAGTGTTAATGGCAGGCCCCAGTCATCCTTCAGTCGGTACCTCCCGGGCCGAAAACGCACCAGCGAGCGTATTATGCAGGAAATCCCTGGGCTTCATGATTCCCTTATGGACAACCCCATGATGGCCTATTCATCTAACCGGTACGGATCGGTTGATCGAAATCAGATACAAGCTGGGTCCCGTGCGAATTCCATGACAGCTAGCCGAATGGGTGACTTCCCGCCACACCCCTATCCACAGAGTCGAAGAAACAGCCAGTCCCCTGCTACCCCCTATGGGGGACCCGGTCCGCGAATGGGACGACCTTCAACCGCTCAAGATCAACCTGTTGGTCCTCCTGGTCCTCACGGCGGTCATCCGTCGCCGCCTGGCAACATGCGGGCACCTGTCCCGAAATATCCTCCTGGTCATGGCAATGCGGTAGGTCCGCAGCAAGTTGAGCAACATTATGGGGTGAGCAACCCGTATCCCGCCAAGGGCACTCCCAAGCATAGAAGTCTGACTGGAAGTGCGAGCGCCAGCGCGGAGAGTGGTGATAGCGGAGCCAGTGCGAATCTGGACTCCGAAGCTTCCGCCCATAGCAGCCAAATCAGCCTAGGCGCTCAGCAGGCTGCAATGCCGGTTCGTTAA
- a CDS encoding putative protein kinase, which yields MNNVRRRRLSSRECSTVAHIIHTETPIEEETLPHYKAEHYYPVRIGNVYHARYKVAGKLGYRAYSTTWLCRDLQANNYTVLKVSTSLPDYPTAADRELRVYKHLAKIDSSHPGRSLIRELYDSFDLHGPGGTHRCLVLQLMNVTLLKMMRMNPRLFDLPLLRMTIKRLLLALDFLHTEAEVIHTDLMSNNLMLSLEDSSMLADFTTAETENPSPQKLINQSYIIYYSQNFRRPTGGRNYGLPVLCDLGEARIGKTQASGPFVQPHIYRAPEVIFEMTWGSAIDIWNLAGLIWDLFEGQHLFGDIFDAKGGHDPFRHLALMVALIGPPPTEFVRCSETTEAVL from the exons ATGAATAATGTTCGGCGAAGGCGACTGTCTTCCAGAGAATGCTCTACTGTTGCGCATATTATCCATACAGAAACCCCGATTGAGGAAGAAACCTTACCACATTACAAAGCAGAGCATTACTATCCAGTAAGAATAGGCAATGTGTATCACGCCAGATACAAAGTTGCAGGAAAGCTTGGGTATAGGGCATATTCAACTACCTGGCTCTGCCGAGATCTCCA AGCCAATAACTACACAGTATTGAAGGTATCAACCTCCTTGCCAGATTATCCCACTGCAGCAGATCGCGAATTGAGAGTCTATAAACACCTAGCAAAAATAGATTCTTCGCATCCGGGTCGGTCATTGATCCGCGAGCTGTATGATTCATTCGACCTCCATGGCCCTGGGGGCACACATCGATGCCTTGTACTGCAGCTGATGAATGTGACACTTCTTAAAATGATGAGAATGAATCCTCGGCTGTTTGATCTACCTCTACTAAGAATGACAATCAAGCGACTTCTATTAGCTCTTGATTTCTTGCACACGGAGGCTGAGGTTATTCATACTG ACTTAATGTCTAACAATCTGATGCTCAGCCTAGAGGATAGCTCCATGCTGGCGGATTTCACAACAGCAGAAACCGAAAACCCAAGTCCTCAGAAGTTGATTAACCAGTCatatattatttattacAGTCAAAACTTCCGGAGGCCCACAGGAGGCAGAAACTACGGTCTTCCAGTCCTATGCGACTTAGGAGAGGCAAGGATTGGCAAAACACAGGCGTCAGGACCTTTCGTCCAACCACACATATATCGAGCGCCGGAGGTTATTTTTGAAATGACTTGGGGAAGCGCTATTGATATCTGGAATCTTGCTGGCCTT ATTTGGGATCTGTTTGAAGGGCAGCATCTGTTTGGAGATATATTTGATGCCAAAGGTGGCCATGATCCGTTCAGACATCTGGCGCTTATGGTGGCCTTGATTGGACCACCGCCAACCGAATTCGTGCGGTGTAGTGAGACGACGGAGGCAGTGCTTTGA
- a CDS encoding DASH complex subunit HSK3 family protein codes for MPPSSHQHHPSQSYPRHSILPTSTTASASSGMGNSGMSAAKTRQYAQLHSQLEQLNANLADTQNLLRMTAVQAEDMRFLGGYVGALFMGSAKVLGEEGVKGNSGSGLASSGEGDKGEEAKVKTES; via the coding sequence ATGCCACCATCGTCCCACCAACACCACCCTTCTCAGTCCTACCCCCGCCATTCCATCCTTCCAACTTCCACCACCGCATCGGCCTCGTCAGGGATGGGAAACTCCGGCATGTCAGCCGCCAAAACGCGGCAGTACGCTCAGCTGCATTCGCAGTTGGAGCAGTTGAATGCCAACCTCGCCGACACGCAGAATCTGCTTCGTATGACGGCTGTGCAGGCGGAGGATATGCGCTTTCTGGGCGGATATGTCGGGGCCTTGTTCATGGGGTCTGCTAAAGTtctgggggaggagggggtgAAGGGGAATTCAGGGTCTGGCCTAGCTTCAAGTGGGGAAGGGGATAAAGGGGAGGAGGCAAAGGTGAAGACGGAATCTTAA
- a CDS encoding histidine phosphatase family protein, with amino-acid sequence MFDYQLRNLGFLTYLLSVATKVDSIKRRTLKSVIANTRGKEMTPRCFIVRHGETEWSLNGRHTGSTDLPLTANGEKRIKATGKALVGNDRLIVPKKLAHVYVSPRTRAQRTLELLEIGCKERLPWTEARKSEEEEPIRTEAKVEITDAIREWDYGDYEGLTSKQIRELREKNGQGPWDIWRDGCPGGESPEDVIRRLDALIAEIREKFHNKYFEGSSGGKGDVLIVAHGHILRAFAMRWTGKPLSETTLILEAGGVGTLSYEHDNIHEPAIILGTAGFVVEE; translated from the exons ATGTTTGATTATCAGCTT CGAAATCTTGGATTCCTAACTTACTTACTTTCTGTCGCTACCAAGGTTGATTCCATTAAGCGTCGCACACTGAAATCAGTCATTGCGAATacaaggggaaaagaaatgaCACCCCGCTGCTTCATTGTCCGTCACGGCGAGACAGAATGGTCCCTAAACGGGCGGCACACCGGCTCCACCGACTTGCCGTTGACAGCAAACGGCGAGAAACGGATTAAGGCGACGGGCAAAGCGTTGGTCGGCAATGACCGGCTGATCGTTCCAAAGAAGCTGGCACATGT TTACGTATCTCCCCGCACCCGCGCCCAACGTAccctcgagctcctcgaaaTCGGCTGCAAAGAGAGACTCCCATGGACCGAGGCCAGAAAAtcagaagaggaggaaccCATACGCACGGAAGCCAAGGTGGAAATCACCGACGCGATCAGGGAATGGGACTATGGCGATTATGAAGGATTGACGAGTAAGCAGATCAGAGAGCTGCGGGAGAAGAATGGCCAGGGGCCGTGGGATATCTGGAGGGACGGATGTCCAGGCGGAGA ATCCCCGGAAGACGTCATTCGTCGACTTGATGCTTTAATCGCCGAGATTAGGGAAAAATTCCACAATAAATACTTTGAGGGCTCGTCTGGCGGCAAAGGAGATGTTCTGATCGTCGCCCACGGCCATATTCTGCGCGCGTTTGCCATGCGCTGGACCGGAAAGCCACTCTCCGAGACGACATTGATCTTGGAAGCTGGCGGAGTCGGCACCTTGAG TTACGAACACGACAACATCCACGAACCGGCAATCATTCTCGGTACGGCCGGTTTCGTCGTAGAAGAGTAG